In Candidatus Omnitrophota bacterium, the DNA window TTTAAAATTAAAGAAACAAACTATCTATAATTGGCTTAATCAGCGTAAGATCTCAGGGATTAAGGTGGGAGGTGTCTGGAGATTTGACCGTAAGGATATTGATAATTGGCTAAGGTCTAAGAAACGTGAGAGTACTTCGGGAGATGGACAATGAATTCTTTAGGTATATATTTTGGAATTAAAGATATCTGCCTGGTAGAAACCAGCGGAAAAAAGATTGTAAATAACATCCGCCTGCCGCATCCTAATTTAGCGATGGCAGAATTAGAAGAAAAAGTCCCATCGGATATAAAACTAATGGCTATGCTCAAAGATGCTTTTCGGACTTACCATGTAAGTGCCGAAGAAGCTTTCTTTTGCCTTTCCGGGCAGGATTTAGTTATTCGTACTTTTGAAATTCCGCTTCTTCCTCAGAGCGAATTAAAAGGGGCGGTTAATTTTGAGGCAAAGAAATATATACCTTTCAAACTTGAGGAACTGGATTATGATTTTCAGGTTCTGTTTAACAAGAAAGATAAAACAAGCTTAGTGCTTTTTGTCGGCATCAAGAAGGAAATTTTGGCAAATTATGTTTCTATTGCCAAGCAGCTTAACCTTAAAGTTAGTATGCTTGAGTACTCGGCTTTTAGTATTTTACGGTTTTTAAAGCTATCCGGCCTAAAAGAAACAGGCATAGTTGCAATTCTTTGTTTTGATTTAAATAACGAAGATGAGTCAAATTTCACTGTTTTTGAAAACGGTTTTTCTTTATTTAGCCGTGATTTTGTTCTAACTGGAGAGCCTGCGGGATTTGAGCAAACTGTTGAAGCGGATTCTATTGCTAAGCAGGAGAAATTAAAAAATGAAATCCGTGTTTCTCTTGATTACTATAACCGTAAATTTCCGGGAAAAAATATTAAGACTATTTTTGTTATCTCAGATAAGAATAGCTCTACAGAGGTAAATTCTTTTTTTACGGAATCTGCTATACCGGTAAAGTTTGTAGAAACTCAAAAAGTTTTTGGTAAAGACGTTGAGTATTCTTCGATACTTGCTAAAAGTTTTTCTGCTGCTTTATTTAGGTCTGTGCCTCTTAAAACAAAAATTAATTTGATTGGAGCTAGGCTTAAAGCAACTAAGGAAGCTGCAGAGGGATGGAAAACAGCTGGTTTATTAGAGGGTATAAAACTTGACTTAAAATTTATTATTTTAGGTATTTTTTTGTGCGCGGCTGTTTTTGGGTATGGATTAATGCGTAAGAAGCCTATTCAGGAAAAATTGGCTGAAATTAGGAGCCAGCGCATAAAAATCAGCTTTATGCCTGCTGATGACAGTTTTGATAGCTTAACCGCGTTAAGTGGAAAATATAGAAAAAAAATCATTACCTTAGGAAACTTAATAAAAAATCAAAAGTATGTTACTTACCCGCTTGATGCGATCCCGGCAGCTTTACCTAAAGGGGTATGGTTAGATAGTTTCAGTTTTAACCAAAAAAAGGACCTTACGGCAGAGCTTACGCTTAGTGGAAAGGTTTATCTTGATAATACTGACCAGGAATTTGATTCGGTAAACATTTTTCTTACAAACTTGAAAAAAGAACCTTTGTTTTCCAAATATTTTAAAGAAATTTCAATAAGTTCTATTGATCAAAAACTGATAAATAATAAAACCGTAACGGTATTTAAGATAATTTGCCGTAGTCTTCCGGAGAAAAAATAGAATGGCAAAATCAGGAGTATTGGAAAAAAATAAAAATAAGATTTTGAATTTAGGCGTAGTTCTTTTGGCATTATTTATCGCCTTTCAGATTTATAGGTCTGGTGATGAAAAGGCTAATTCCTTGGTTCAGGAGAAAGATAATGAAGTTAAGAAAAATATGCTTATGGAAGAGATATCGGGACTGGAAAAGAAAATGGATGGATATAAGAAGGTTTTTGTAAAAAAAGATATAGGTTCAGTTATGGATTCAATTTCAGCCATAGCTAAGAATTGTTCGGTGAAGGTTGTTTCTATAAAGCCTAGCTCTGAAGAGTCGTTTGCCTCCTACATAAAGACATCATTTTTGTTGACGATTTCTGCCCCTAATTATCATTCCTTAGGTGATTTTATCAGTCAAGTTGAGAGTTATAAGGATATTTATATAGTTGATGAAGTAAGTGTAGCTTTAGCGGAATCTAATCGACCAGAAGAAGTTGTTACTGAAAATTTAAACGTTAATTTGAAAATCAGCACTATCGCTTACTTATAAATAATGAAAAGAACTCTTAGTTTTATGTTATTTTTAACTATTTTATCTGGCGGAATAAATTTAGCTGGTTTTGTTTTGGCTCAAGAAGGTGCTTCGGATGTGATAACTGAACGTCCGCAAATCAAATATAAATCTGGAAAACTTCGTGACCCGTTTTCTACATACTTAGTTAAAGAAGAGAAAAAAGAGGTGTCTTTACAGCCAGGAGAGGGTCAGTTAATTGCGCCTACTATTGATCTTAATTCTTTGAAAGTACAAGGAATAATCTGGGGAGGGAAGATGCCTCAGGCCATTATTAATGGTGAGGTTTTATCTGTAGGTGATGTTGTAAATGGGGCTAAGATCCTTAGTATAGATAAAAAAGGAATTAATTTAGATTTTTCTGGTGAGGTTATTAATCTATCTGCTTCTGGTCAAAATCCTGAAGCCAGGCAAAACGAAAAATAATGTTCTTTTTTAATGTCATAAAGTTATCTTAAGGAGGATCAAATGAAGAAAGTATTTTTAATGATGGTCGGTGTCATTTTTTTAATGTTTGTTTTTTTTAACATGCGGTTAAACGCACAAGCAGAACCGGATATTTCCTCAAGTGAGGTTACGATCTCCATGGATTTTAAAGACGCCAGCCTCAAGGATATCCTAAAAGTATTTTCTATGCAGTCAGGGCTGAATTTTATTGCTTCTGAAGCGGTGCAGGATAGAAAGGTTACTCTTTATCTTGATAAGGTACCGTTGAGCCAGGCAATGGATAAAATTTTTAGCGCAAATAATCTTTCCTATGATTTGGATAATAAGTCCAGTATTATTGTAGTTAAAGAATGGGGTAAAATGGGAACGGAAACAGTGACAAAAGTATTTTATTTGAAAAATGCCACTGTATCAATCTCATCATTAAAATCTGAATTATCCAAAGATGTGCTCAAACCTGGATCATCTGAAACCTCAAGTTCTCAGGCTGTTTCCAATACTAAATGGAAAGAAGAAAGTGAAGGTGGTATTACTACTGCCATTAAAAAGTTACTTTCTCCTAATGGTTCTTTGATAGAAGATTTTCGCACTAATAGCCTTATTGTTACTGATACCCCCATGAAAATTAAGGTAATTAACCAGGTTATCGCGTCTTTAGATGTATCAATACCTCAAGTTATGCTTGAGGTAGAAATGCTTGATGTGAGCAAGAATGCAGTTGATAAAATAGGCTTTGAGTTTGGCGATACTCCCTTTACTGCTATTCTTACAGGGGCTACAGCT includes these proteins:
- the pilM gene encoding pilus assembly protein PilM, which translates into the protein MNSLGIYFGIKDICLVETSGKKIVNNIRLPHPNLAMAELEEKVPSDIKLMAMLKDAFRTYHVSAEEAFFCLSGQDLVIRTFEIPLLPQSELKGAVNFEAKKYIPFKLEELDYDFQVLFNKKDKTSLVLFVGIKKEILANYVSIAKQLNLKVSMLEYSAFSILRFLKLSGLKETGIVAILCFDLNNEDESNFTVFENGFSLFSRDFVLTGEPAGFEQTVEADSIAKQEKLKNEIRVSLDYYNRKFPGKNIKTIFVISDKNSSTEVNSFFTESAIPVKFVETQKVFGKDVEYSSILAKSFSAALFRSVPLKTKINLIGARLKATKEAAEGWKTAGLLEGIKLDLKFIILGIFLCAAVFGYGLMRKKPIQEKLAEIRSQRIKISFMPADDSFDSLTALSGKYRKKIITLGNLIKNQKYVTYPLDAIPAALPKGVWLDSFSFNQKKDLTAELTLSGKVYLDNTDQEFDSVNIFLTNLKKEPLFSKYFKEISISSIDQKLINNKTVTVFKIICRSLPEKK
- the pilO gene encoding type 4a pilus biogenesis protein PilO, with amino-acid sequence MAKSGVLEKNKNKILNLGVVLLALFIAFQIYRSGDEKANSLVQEKDNEVKKNMLMEEISGLEKKMDGYKKVFVKKDIGSVMDSISAIAKNCSVKVVSIKPSSEESFASYIKTSFLLTISAPNYHSLGDFISQVESYKDIYIVDEVSVALAESNRPEEVVTENLNVNLKISTIAYL
- a CDS encoding helix-turn-helix domain-containing protein, giving the protein MSRLIDIDELADYLKLKKQTIYNWLNQRKISGIKVGGVWRFDRKDIDNWLRSKKRESTSGDGQ